The Helicoverpa armigera isolate CAAS_96S chromosome 25, ASM3070526v1, whole genome shotgun sequence genome has a window encoding:
- the LOC110381637 gene encoding uncharacterized protein LOC110381637 isoform X2: protein MPACSVLTCKSTTDEPSGSSDRLCFHPFPSNEELRAKWVDMTGRYNWHPALDDVVCSKHFRDNDYIIKRSGNRYLKTTAIPCEYVVYKHLYPDEEVLPPAPEDNEVEVPQPETSRAPTPGLLFSVPSSPGPLSPVQMSPGLNLSPFQEADTTFGNDYDMDQNENDIGWEHFASRQYFAPATRRSRIFKRRSSDIDSSSFEERYQREFGPATNPSPPLELNPHMQDLAPPMNPVIDDNVPLEEIKRLLSKHKVCKKAISAAHAEIREARKIKMQLQSGNMSDYEKAEAIIVLQKKQIVKLTIKNRRFSKVFKQISSILRKIKMK, encoded by the exons atgCCAGCTTGCTCCGTCCTGACGTGCAAGTCCACCACGGACGAGCCCAGTGGCTCCTCGGACCGCCTCTGCTTCCATCC GTTTCCATCCAACGAGGAGTTGAGAGCCAAATGGGTGGACATGACGGGCCGGTACAACTGGCACCCGGCTTTAGACGATGTGGTCTGCTCGAAGCACTTTCGGGACAACGATTATATTATCAAGAGGTCTGGAAACCGATACCTGAAGACTACCGCCATACCGTGCGAGTATGTGGTGTATAAGCATCTTTAT CCCGACGAAGAAGTATTACCACCAGCGCCCGAAGACAACGAGGTGGAGGTGCCCCAACCAGAGACAAGCCGGGCTCCAACACCCGGCCTCCTTTTTTCCGTGCCATCCAGCCCTGGCCCACTGTCTCCCGTGCAAATGTCACCAGGGCTTAACCTGTCACCTTTCCAAGAGGCTGATACCACTTTTGGGAATGACTATGATATGGATCAGAATGAAAATGATATTGGATGGGAGCATTTTGCg AGCCGTCAGTACTTTGCACCGGCAACTCGTCGGTCCAGGATTTTCAAACGACGCTCATCCGACATCGATTCGTCCAGCTTTGAGGAGCGTTATCAACGGGAGTTCGGG CCGGCAACCAACCCAAGCCCTCCATTGGAGCTGAACCCTCATATGCAAGACCTGGCTCCCCCGATGAACCCCGTGATCGATGACAACGTTCCCTTGGAGGAAATCAAACGCCTGCTGTCCAAGCATAAAGTTTGCAAAAAG GCAATCTCCGCGGCACACGCAGAAATTAGAGAGGCTAGGAAGATTAAAATGCAACTGCAAAGCGGAAACATGAGTGATTACGAGAAAGCCGAAGCTATCATCGTGCTGCAAAAGAAACAGATTGTTAAACTCACCATTAAAAATAGACGATTTTCAAAAGTCTTTAAGCAAATTTCGTCgattttacgaaaaataaag
- the LOC110381637 gene encoding uncharacterized protein LOC110381637 isoform X1: MPACSVLTCKSTTDEPSGSSDRLCFHPFPSNEELRAKWVDMTGRYNWHPALDDVVCSKHFRDNDYIIKRSGNRYLKTTAIPCEYVVYKHLYPDEEVLPPAPEDNEVEVPQPETSRAPTPGLLFSVPSSPGPLSPVQMSPGLNLSPFQEADTTFGNDYDMDQNENDIGWEHFASRQYFAPATRRSRIFKRRSSDIDSSSFEERYQREFGPATNPSPPLELNPHMQDLAPPMNPVIDDNVPLEEIKRLLSKHKVCKKAISAAHAEIREARKIKMQLQSGNMSDYEKAEAIIVLQKKQIVKLTIKNRRFSKVFKQISSILRKIKARRLKR, encoded by the exons atgCCAGCTTGCTCCGTCCTGACGTGCAAGTCCACCACGGACGAGCCCAGTGGCTCCTCGGACCGCCTCTGCTTCCATCC GTTTCCATCCAACGAGGAGTTGAGAGCCAAATGGGTGGACATGACGGGCCGGTACAACTGGCACCCGGCTTTAGACGATGTGGTCTGCTCGAAGCACTTTCGGGACAACGATTATATTATCAAGAGGTCTGGAAACCGATACCTGAAGACTACCGCCATACCGTGCGAGTATGTGGTGTATAAGCATCTTTAT CCCGACGAAGAAGTATTACCACCAGCGCCCGAAGACAACGAGGTGGAGGTGCCCCAACCAGAGACAAGCCGGGCTCCAACACCCGGCCTCCTTTTTTCCGTGCCATCCAGCCCTGGCCCACTGTCTCCCGTGCAAATGTCACCAGGGCTTAACCTGTCACCTTTCCAAGAGGCTGATACCACTTTTGGGAATGACTATGATATGGATCAGAATGAAAATGATATTGGATGGGAGCATTTTGCg AGCCGTCAGTACTTTGCACCGGCAACTCGTCGGTCCAGGATTTTCAAACGACGCTCATCCGACATCGATTCGTCCAGCTTTGAGGAGCGTTATCAACGGGAGTTCGGG CCGGCAACCAACCCAAGCCCTCCATTGGAGCTGAACCCTCATATGCAAGACCTGGCTCCCCCGATGAACCCCGTGATCGATGACAACGTTCCCTTGGAGGAAATCAAACGCCTGCTGTCCAAGCATAAAGTTTGCAAAAAG GCAATCTCCGCGGCACACGCAGAAATTAGAGAGGCTAGGAAGATTAAAATGCAACTGCAAAGCGGAAACATGAGTGATTACGAGAAAGCCGAAGCTATCATCGTGCTGCAAAAGAAACAGATTGTTAAACTCACCATTAAAAATAGACGATTTTCAAAAGTCTTTAAGCAAATTTCGTCgattttacgaaaaataaagGCACGTAGGTTAAAACg
- the LOC110381637 gene encoding uncharacterized protein LOC110381637 isoform X3 codes for MPACSVLTCKSTTDEPSGSSDRLCFHPFPSNEELRAKWVDMTGRYNWHPALDDVVCSKHFRDNDYIIKRSGNRYLKTTAIPCEYVVYKHLYPDEEVLPPAPEDNEVEVPQPETSRAPTPGLLFSVPSSPGPLSPVQMSPGLNLSPFQEADTTFGNDYDMDQNENDIGWEHFASRQYFAPATRRSRIFKRRSSDIDSSSFEERYQREFGPATNPSPPLELNPHMQDLAPPMNPVIDDNVPLEEIKRLLSKHKVCKKRRRISSRKSRGASSSPIGHEVSSSSEK; via the exons atgCCAGCTTGCTCCGTCCTGACGTGCAAGTCCACCACGGACGAGCCCAGTGGCTCCTCGGACCGCCTCTGCTTCCATCC GTTTCCATCCAACGAGGAGTTGAGAGCCAAATGGGTGGACATGACGGGCCGGTACAACTGGCACCCGGCTTTAGACGATGTGGTCTGCTCGAAGCACTTTCGGGACAACGATTATATTATCAAGAGGTCTGGAAACCGATACCTGAAGACTACCGCCATACCGTGCGAGTATGTGGTGTATAAGCATCTTTAT CCCGACGAAGAAGTATTACCACCAGCGCCCGAAGACAACGAGGTGGAGGTGCCCCAACCAGAGACAAGCCGGGCTCCAACACCCGGCCTCCTTTTTTCCGTGCCATCCAGCCCTGGCCCACTGTCTCCCGTGCAAATGTCACCAGGGCTTAACCTGTCACCTTTCCAAGAGGCTGATACCACTTTTGGGAATGACTATGATATGGATCAGAATGAAAATGATATTGGATGGGAGCATTTTGCg AGCCGTCAGTACTTTGCACCGGCAACTCGTCGGTCCAGGATTTTCAAACGACGCTCATCCGACATCGATTCGTCCAGCTTTGAGGAGCGTTATCAACGGGAGTTCGGG CCGGCAACCAACCCAAGCCCTCCATTGGAGCTGAACCCTCATATGCAAGACCTGGCTCCCCCGATGAACCCCGTGATCGATGACAACGTTCCCTTGGAGGAAATCAAACGCCTGCTGTCCAAGCATAAAGTTTGCAAAAAG AGAAGGAGGATATCCAGTCGCAAGTCCCGAGGGGCCTCCTCGTCACCAATTGGAC
- the LOC110381624 gene encoding nascent polypeptide-associated complex subunit alpha, muscle-specific form: MMATKHDSVMASPPTNNESDDEAQDSVGSDPEQEEEEKQTDSSNVANILKRLQSTCALIKKPKQEYHCFTCDEDFQDWEDLENHLIQHVSLPSVVLDKLPSDDEDAPPSGDENWSDEEEEAAPPPQKVPPTKIDISQLLKKTGISLKKPDNGATNSDSALNKLSGLGFTIKKGNTPIKSEPEPESNNDVMQKLGKLGGIKLKLKSDGNSNSFKVINGLKDFTASDEEEGGSGNDESREDAEADFDEDPDKSGENDSDGDNERTPPSTRKTSESDDSEKSPRVKPNQLKHLQGLSIMQKKGPPTPVKVPVQQLKPPVRPAVKQTPKRGANSSVSSKETSEERELPSKPTTPNTPTPERRESRTSLDNVVVKQEIETVETQSSNVPIFNTQIKSERSSPPPLDAASTPILAKVKSEPDALASHQSAPPSTLEPLLPVTKKEEPSVTVIEINGDSNDEDDDCCVVSATPAPDIKPVIPKTENPPATYPPPAYPSSQPSFNSSTMLGSRLTAPSTEKQHNFNWNAPDSKPPLDMLEKSADDIFESLLSSSAKKESISISDASEYISLDTLGPRHSCDVCNTRFTDIALLDEHRRMTGHTKSLALPSSSSTLMPYNPNSNILSSILPVKHIADQVGKLSTIGGSGPGFTHQQNVMINIQAYPGAGGMMMNPQGYNSYPSSQNNMQQDYGNNMYGPGQTMPGTYPGQAYMNQPGYGQFQQPMSKPGGYPGQMPQGQYPPSSSYASPLQGMQQAVYGQAPSGGMNAQMGQPMGQTMGQMGPPGAPYVPSSSPGGAMKPPPGGIKIQNVQTFPAGQPVVGMPGTENMGGQPTAPGQTVGGQMPAPTQIRMAPGANITGTRPRMANPRGPRPSIRPGMQVHAQIRAQKQGARMPMKRPAGMAGGPGQKRRPDMLLPGKHDNEDCQVMAMQKQRDGLPMIQSVQGAKDKLNLGSQISITKKTVNKEANAMANVLASRGISIKQKQKSRSPTPERPLPHIPNLGAGMSIKHTSKSSNFSIPEAKVGGGMLSCKICKKMFMNHNSLSVHMSSAHPQSKLPVFKCDECPASYPKSLQLQHHKRVFHNVTGPNRELGLPVVDLSQEDNLKRLSSLGIYSFIPLANREQAGGCFGIPVISVHNVQNGMTNSLQALGADGLLSLGPLKPLPNS; the protein is encoded by the exons ATGATGGCAACTAAGCATGACTCTGTTATGGCCTCGCCACCTACAAACAATGAATCAG ATGATGAGGCACAGGACTCCGTAGGCTCCGATCCTGAACAAGAGGAAGAAGAGAAACAGACTGATTCCTCGAATGTCGCGAACATTCTGAAGAGGCTCCAGTCCACTTGTGCTCTCATCAAAAAGCCGAAACAGGAGTATCATTGCTTTACTTGCGACGAAGATTTTCAGGATTGGGAGGACCTAGAGAATCATCTGATTCAGCACGTTTCACTGCCGTCCGTGGTACTTGACAAGCTGCCTTCCGACGACGAGGATGCCCCTCCTTCTGGAGATGAGAACTGGTCAGATGAGGAAGAAGAAGCAGCCCCGCCCCCGCAAAAAGTCCCACCAACAAAAATTGACATATCACAATTGCTTAAAAAGACCGGTATCTCTTTGAAAAAACCTGACAATGGTGCCACGAATTCTGATTCAGCACTGAACAAGCTTAGCGGTTTAGGGTTTACTATAAAGAAGGGCAACACTCCCATAAAGAGTGAACCAGAACCGGAAAGTAATAACGACGTCATGCAAAAACTTGGTAAACTTGGAGGCATCAAACTTAAGTTAAAATCGGATGGGAACTCAAACTCTTTCAAAGTGATCAACGGGCTCAAAGATTTCACAGCATCAGATGAAGAGGAGGGAGGTAGTGGGAATGATGAGAGTAGAGAAGACGCTGAAGCTGATTTTGATGAGGACCCCGACAAGTCAGGCGAAAATGATTCCGATGGAGACAATGAACGAACTCCGCCCAGTACTCGCAAAACATCAGAAAGTGATGACTCTGAAAAATCTCCAAGGGTCAAACCCAATCAACTTAAACATTTGCAGGGATTGTCTATTATGCAAAAGAAGGGCCCTCCTACGCCCGTGAAGGTTCCAGTGCAGCAACTTAAACCGCCAGTGAGGCCTGCTGTCAAACAGACTCCGAAAAGAGGAGCCAACTCTTCAGTCTCATCCAAAGAAACTTCAGAGGAGAGAGAACTCCCAAGTAAGCCAACTACCCCAAATACCCCAACGCCAGAAAGACGAGAGTCACGTACAAGCCTAGATAACGTTGTTGTGAAGCAAGAAATAGAGACAGTTGAAACACAGTCGTCAAATGTTCCAATATTTAACACTCAAATTAAGTCTGAAAGATCTTCGCCGCCACCACTTGATGCAGCTTCTACTCCTATACTAGCTAAAGTAAAGTCCGAACCAGATGCATTGGCGTCGCACCAATCTGCGCCGCCTAGTACTTTGGAGCCACTTCTGCCTGTCACAAAAAAAGAAGAGCCAAGCGTTACTGTTATAGAGATAAATGGAGATTCCAACGACGAAGATGATGATTGTTGCGTGGTATCTGCAACACCAGCGCCTGACATCAAACCAGTTATTCCCAAGACTGAGAATCCCCCTGCGACGTACCCTCCACCGGCGTACCCGTCATCGCAGCCAAGCTTCAATTCCTCAACTATGCTCGGCAGTCGTCTGACCGCGCCTTCTACTGAGAAACAACATAACTTTAATTGGAACGCCCCTGATTCCAAACCACCTTTAGACATGCTCGAGAAAAGTGCTGATGACATTTTCGAGAGTCTATTGTCAAGCAGTGCAAAGAAAGAATCTATTTCAATATCGGACGCTAGTGAATACATATCCTTAGATACTTTAGGTCCTCGACATTCATGTGATGTGTGCAATACAAGATTTACTGATATAGCCTTGCTCGATGAGCACAGAAGGATGACGGGTCATACCAAATCGTTGGCGCTTCCATCATCGTCTTCAACTCTTATGCCTTACAATCCGAATTCAAACATATTGTCTTCAATACTACCTGTGAAGCATATTGCTGATCAGGTCGGGAAGCTATCGACCATTGGAGGAAGTGGGCCAGGTTTCACCCATCAGCAAAATGTCATGATCAATATCCAAGCTTACCCAGGAGCCGGAGGAATGATGATGAATCCGCAAGGATATAATTCTTATCCATCTTCCCAAAACAATATGCAACAAGACTACGGAAATAACATGTATGGCCCAGGGCAAACAATGCCTGGTACGTATCCAGGACAGGCTTACATGAATCAGCCCGGGTATGGGCAGTTCCAACAACCGATGTCTAAGCCGGGCGGGTATCCTGGGCAAATGCCGCAAGGTCAGTACCCGCCTTCGTCGTCTTACGCTTCTCCACTTCAGGGTATGCAGCAGGCTGTTTATGGACAAGCACCTTCCGGTGGAATGAACGCACAAATGGGCCAACCAATGGGACAAACGATGGGCCAAATGGGTCCACCTGGTGCACCCTACGTTCCTTCATCAAGTCCCGGCGGAGCTATGAAACCTCCTCCCGGTGGCATAAAGATTCAAAACGTGCAAACCTTTCCAGCGGGCCAACCAGTAGTTGGAATGCCCGGAACAGAAAATATGGGCGGACAACCTACAGCACCCGGTCAAACCGTAGGAGGACAGATGCCTGCACCAACTCAAATCAGAATGGCACCCGGTGCTAATATTACCGGCACACGACCACGCATGGCTAACCCTAGAGGACCACGACCTTCCATTAGACCTGGTATGCAAGTACATGCTCAAATTAGAGCTCAAAAACAAGGTGCGCGTATGCCCATGAAGAGGCCGGCAGGCATGGCCGGCGGCCCGGGCCAGAAGCGACGCCCAGACATGTTGCTACCGGGTAAACATGACAACGAGGACTGCCAGGTGATGGCCATGCAGAAACAAAGGGATGGCTTGCCCATGATCCAGAGCGTGCAAGGCGCGAAAGACAAACTTAATCTAGGCAGCCAAATATCTATCACTAAGAAGACTGTGAATAAAGAAGCTAACGCTATGGCGAATGTGCTTGCATCGCGAGGAATATCCATTAAACAGAAGCAGAAGAGTCGATCTCCGACTCCTGAACGGCCTCTCCCTCACATACCGAACCTGGGTGCTGGGATGAGCATCAAACACACTTCAAAATCTAGCAATTTCTCCATACCCGAAGCAAAAGTCGGTGGTGGTATGCTGTCCTGTAAAATATGCAAGAAAATGTTCATGAACCACAACTCGCTCTCGGTTCACATGTCGTCCGCGCATCCGCAGAGTAAACTGCCAGTGTTCAAGTGCGACGAGTGCCCGGCTTCGTATCCAAAGTCGTTACAGCTGCAGCACCACAAGAGAGTGTTCCACAACGTGACGGGGCCTAACAGAGAACTAGGGCTGCCTGTCGTGGACCTGTCACAAGAGGACAACCTCAAGCGATTGAGTAGTTTAGGCATATATAGTTTTATACCCTTAGCAAATAGGGAACAAGCTGGCGGCTGTTTCGGTATACCAGTAATCTCAGTACATAATGTACAAAATGGTATGACAAACAGTTTGCAAGCTTTAGGTGCAGACGGATTGCTAAGCTTAGGACCTCTTAAACCTCTACCGAACTCATAG